ggaaacaaatgaaaatgaagacacaacctatcaaaatatttgggacacagctaaagcagtactgagagtcaaatttatagccatacaatcacatattaaacaacaagaaaaagctcaaatgaaggaccttactgcacacctcaagaacttagatgaagaggaacaaaggaaccctaaagcaaccagaaggacagaaatcaataaaattagagcagaaatgaacaacatcaaaaataagagaaccatacaaaagatcaatgaagccaaatgttggtcctttgaaagattaaacagaattgacaaacccctagccagaatcattaaacaaaaaagagagaagactcaaattaatataattataaacaatagaggagatatcacaactgacaccacagaaatccagaaaatcatgcgaaacttctataaagaactatacgccaccaagctagagaatctggaagaaatggaacaattcctagaaacttgcccttccaaaactgaaccaagaagaactacaaaatctaaatgcaccaatcacagacaaagaaattaaaaccattatgaagaatctccccaacaacaaaagtcctggaccagatggcttcacaaacgatttctacaaaactttcagcaaacagttagtacccatacttcttaagcttttccataagattgaagaaacaggaatactcccttccaccttctatgaagccaacatcagcctgataccaaaagcagatagggacacaaataaaaaggaaaactatggcagtcgggctgtaacacagcaggttaagcgcaggtggcgcaaagcacaaggaccagcataaggatcccggttcgaaccccggctccccacttgcaggggagtcgcttcacaggtggtgagggaggtcttcaggtgtctatctttctctcctcctctctgtcttcccttcctctctccatttctctctgtcctatccaacaacgacaacaacaataataactacaacaataaaacaacaagggcaacaaaagggaataaataaataaataaaataaatattttaaaaaaaggaaaactacagaccaatatctctgatgaacatagatgccaaaatattaaacaagatcttggccaaccggatacagcaacacatcaaaaagattgttcatcatgataaagtgggattcatcccaggaatgcaaggctggttcaacatccataagtcaatcaatgtcattcaccatatcaataaaagcaaagccaaaaaccacatgattatctcaatagatgcagagaaagcctttgacaaaatccaacacccattcatgctcaaaactctacaaaaaatgggaatagatgggaaattcctcaagatagtggagtctatatatagcaaacctacagccaacatcatactcaatggacagaagctgaaagcatcccccctcagatcggggactagacagggctgtccactgtcaccgttactattcaacatagtattggaagttcttgccatagcaatcaggcaagagaaagaaatcaaaggaatacagattggaagggaagaagtcaagctctcactatttgcagatgatattatagtatacatagaaaaacctaaagaatccagcagaaaactactggaagttattaggaaatatagcaaggttttaggcaagttattaggcaatatagcaaagtcaggctacaaaatcaatgtacaaaaatcagtggcatttctttatgcaaacactaaatctgaagaagaagacatccagaaatcactcccatttactgtttcagcaaagtcaataaaatacctaggaataaagtttaccaaataagtgaaagacttgtatgctggaaagaatgagtcactactcaaggaaatagaaactgataccaagaaatggacagacatcccatgctcatggattggaagaataaatatcatcaaaatgaatattctccccagagccatatacaaatttaatgcagtacccatcaaagttccaccaaacttctttaagagaatagaacaaatactacaatcatttatctggaacctgaaaacacctagaattgccaaaacaatcttgaggaaaagaaacataagtggaggcatcacacttccagatctcaaactatattacaaagccagcatcatcaaaacagtgtgatagtggaacaaaaataggcacatagaccagtagaacagaattgaaagcccagaaataaatccccacacctatggacatctaatctttgataagggtgctcaaagcattaaatggaagaaggaggctctcttcaataaatggtgctggggaaactggattgtaacatgcagaagaatgaaactgaaccactttatctcaccagaaactaaaatcaactccaaatggatcaaagacctggatgttagaccagaaacaatcaaatacttagaggaaaacattggtaaaacactttcccacatacacctcaaggacatctttgatgaaataaacccaattgcaagaaagactaaagcagaaacaaaccaatggcactacatcaaattgaaaagcttctgcacagccaaagaaactattaaacaaacaaagagacccctcacagaaatggagaagatattcacatgccatacatcagacaagaaactaatcaccaaaatatataaagagctcagcaaacttagcaccaaaaaagcaaatgaccacatcaaaaaatgggcagagaatatgaacagaacattcacctcagaggagatccaaaaggctaaaaaacatatgaaaaactgctccaggtcactgattgtcagagaaatgcaaattaagacaacattgagataccacctcactcctgtaagaatggcatacatcaaaaatgacagcagcaacaaattttggagaggctgtggggacagaaccgttttgcattgctggtgggaatgtaaattggcctagcctctgtggaaagcagtctggaaaacgctcacaaggctagacatggaccttccatatgatccagtaatttctctcctggggttatactccaaggactccataacatccaacaaaaaagaggtgtgtactcctatgttcatagcagcacaattcataatagctaaaacctggaagcaatccaggtgcccaacaacagatgagtggctgagaaagctgtgtatacaatggaatactatacagctatcaagaacaatgaactcaccttctgtgacccatcttggacagagctagaaggaattattttaagtgagctaagtcagaaagataaagatgagtatgggatgatcccactcatcaacataagttgagcaagaagatcagaaagggaaactaaaagcaggatttgactaaattgaaagtagggcaccaaagtaaaaaccctgtggtgaagggtagacatgcggcttcctgggctggtgggggttgggggggtgggtgggatgggacatagtctttgggttgtgggaatggtgtttatgtacactcctagtaaagtgtagtcatataaatcactagttaattaatatgagagggggaaaattaattgtatgtcttgaagtttttaaaacatagaatgagtcttcttaatatataggctgtgtatttgataggcggactcgctcaaaagcctagaccaagtagatcagaagcaaccaatagcacagctatatacaagatactgggtactatacagcaaaccctaacaaaaggacttttcaaagttaacccaattaccaaataatgtgatgataacattaactatccattgtctttttgaaccctaagacagcaggaactatctccactatagagcctatatttcccccagtcctggaaccttaggatagggcccactttccctcatgcctcccccaatccatatcaaaccatattgcatcagccgattacaacctaatcaacgcaacgaatgccacctcaacatgcttcagcttagactgtgtccagagacttcacgtgtggaatgacaacccttcagcttcattactggggtgagacctttcctttcatagtatactctaattccatctcaggtggttcactttctaacaaagacccaaaacctagatatacaccagtttctgtgagagagaacatatcttcacacgtatccataaactagtgcaaaatatatacctgaaagcagatatacactagagtttgcagtgagtaccccctcccaacacttcctctccactattccaacctttgggtccatgattgctcaacaatttgtttggctttgtatgttaactctcttttcagctaccaggttccagatgccatcaggatgccggccaggcttccctggactgaagacccccaccaatgtgtcctggagctctgcttccccagagacctaccctactagggaaagaaagaggcagactgggagtatggactgaccagtcaacgtccatgttcagcggggaagcaattacagaagccagaacttccaccttctgcaacccacaaccttcccccttctgcaacccacaaccttctcccttctgcaaccctgggtccatgctcccagaggaatagagaatgggaaagctattggggaggggatgagatatggagattgggtggtaggaattgtgtggagttgtacccctcctaccctatggttttgttaatttatcctttcttaaataaaaaataaattaaaaaaaaaaagctagaagtggacctattctatgaccttgcaattcttctcctggagatatatcccaaagaaccaaacatacctatccaaaaagatttttgtatacctatgtatgtagcacaatttgtaatagccaaatcctggaagtaacccaggtgtcaaacaacatatgagtggttgagtaagttgtgctATATACACACAATAGACTACTACTCAACttctaaaatggtgaattcaccttcttgacctcattttggatggaccttgaatgaatctgttaagtgagataaattagaaattgtaggatgaatatggaatgatctcactcatagacaaaagttgaaaattaagaaccaaagagaaaacacaaagcagaacttggactggatttggattattgcactaaagtaaaagcctctgggtgggggaggaaagggctcagttcctggaacatgatggcagatgaggacctagtgggggttgaatagaAATGTGGAATGCTGAGAAATATTGCACatgtataaattattgtattttactattgactgtaaaccattaatcccccaataaaggaatttaaaaaatgaaattaccttatgatccagaaatgccactcttaggcatttatccaaaggatactCAATGAACATTCATTATACTATTTTGTCTATATTCCCTTGTTCAATTTTTAATAGAAGTTTGGATATTATTCCATATCCACAAATTTGCTTGAAATTTTCCATGCTGTAACTAGTCTATACTTTATACCTTTACTTTTTCTATATGATAAATACATGAGATAATCAACTCATTAGTCAAAAAATACATTTGAACACATAGGACCCAGCTAACAACATAACCAGAATTAAGTGAAGCTGTGTACCTGGATAGTCCCATGATCATCTGGGTGCAGCACAAGTTGAACTTCTTGTATATTTGTTTGACACTCACTACTGAATTTGAACACCTGTGAAATTATTAATCCAGCAAAAATAGATTTTGGAAATTGCAAAGTTCCTGTTCCAATTGCTGGAAATGTAACTGACTTTAAAGATAAACTCTCAGTGATGTCCAGACATTCTCTGATTATGGCTTCCATGATCTGAAAAGCACACAAAACATATCTTTACACATGTTAGACGTAGTTTAAATAATAAGCACAAATATTTAGAATTTCTGTAATATATGcttattcctttttaatttcaaCCAAAATTAAAGGCCATCAAATGGAGAATAACAAATATAGAAGTagatgaggaaaaggagaaaaaaatatcaaagatCTTCCAGGAGTTTTAAACTCACTAAGcaatgaaaggagaaaaaaaaaaaaaaaaaggaaagcagttaCTATTCTAATACTATACCCATTCTCTTTTACTTTTCAGGACTTTATCTGATTTTCTCATTGAAATATATACTGTCTTTGAGGGAAACTCAATTCAGAATATGACTgactttggagtattgcaccaaagtaaaaaaatctttgggtagagggtgagggtagatgttcagcttcactgagtttatgtgggggaggggggtgggaaggatgacacagacctttagtggtgggaatgatgttaatatacatGCCTACTAAcctatagtctcacaaatcacacacacacacacacacacacacacacacatatactaccTTCAGTAACTCTTCTCAGAGCTGCAATAATGATTTGGTACATCAACTACAATATGAAATAGTCCTTAGCTATAGTTTAAAGAAATGGTCATAAAGATGTGACTAGCAATAATGTTATTATAGATAAGAGACAGGACCAATCTAGATTAGATGGAAAGGAGAGCCCAAAAGTGTACCCACTTTCCTGGAGAATATGTCAGGTCGCACCTGGTATGCAGATGTGCTGTTCTTATTCCAGTCTGGAGCTACCACATGAAACACATAGCTGCAGTGCAGATTGTAACCACTGGTGAGGAAAATGGTTCCTGCATTAATAGTCATTGCCCGTCCAATTGTGTTCAATTCTTCCTGAAGTTTTGGCCCAGCTTTGTTCAAGAGGGCTTGAGAAAGGGGCCCTTTGTTAAGTGCAAGATCCCAGGGAACAGAGTTGACAACAACATCCGTCTTAAAGACAAAACCAAAAGTTTGCTTCAAATATTAACAAAAGGCATAAAGCAAGTACTTATATGGCAGCTACTGGTCTGGTATAAGAGGAAACCATGTAGATGATTAAGTTTTCAGACACTGAGATATCACTTCAGCATAAAGTGTTATTAGATACTTATTTCAGTAACACACCTGAACACAGATGGACAGGTAGAATGAAACAAGGACACGTTTTGGAGGATAACAGCAAGAACATAAGCATGGTAGGTTAAGAGCTATGAGCAGGTAATTTAGATATGGATACAGAGTTTCTACAAGTCAGGTTAGAAATGTTTCTGACCTGTGAAGCAGATGTGAGTGCCAGACCAGTTAAAGTTTCCAACAGACATTAACCAAGGAAGCATTTCAAATAGCTTCATCAGGAAAATAAAGGCAGTAAGAGATCAGAAAAAGAAGCTGTGAACCAAGAGATTTTCAATCTCACAATATGGGTCACCAAGGGGCAGTGCTCAGCACATACTGTGGCATCAGAGCCACATAAGATGAAGTAAAGGAATGGAAGCAACGTTCCACATTTTAATGTTCTCAGAGGACGAATAGAACTCATTGTGATTACTGGATCTTGGTAGAAAAGGTATGTTTGTTTACATTTTAAATGGGAAACAcaccattattttcatttttaaaacactCCAGTGCTTAAAATCCTGGACAAATTCAATATCTGATTCTATTATGGGATTTAAGCAAATTACCAAAATCACTTAAGTCTTCATGTGTGATATGGAAAAAGATAATAATCCTAGACTTTATCCAGTTGAGTGAGAAAATACATATCAAGTGTTTATTATAGTATCTTGGATATAGTAAATAATACCAACTACCATTTTGTAATTACCCAATATATTTAAGTTTACTTTAAGATAAAACTAATTTGAAATATCTCTCTAGGATTTTTaactaaaaatgtatttttatgccatgacttttattttgattgccaccagggttatcactggtgattcatgcctacacaatgaatctacctcacctgacagccatttttcccttccttccttctttctttccttccttccttccttcctttctttcttccttccttccttccttttccttatttccttccttccttctcaacctAACACATCACACCTGGCTGcctaaaaatatatcttaaacaAAGGAACAACTGAAGAAAAAAGTGATGACCCGCAGATAGGAGAATAGAtttgaaataatatattttatgaaGGACCTGTATACTCAAAGAATTTCTTAAAATCTATAATTTAAAATGGCAGGTGTTGACAGACcaggttaagcacccacattaccatatacaaggacctggttttgaattcccattccccaccttcaggggaggagcttcatgaataGAGAAGCgtctctgcaggtgtttctctttctctctctcccttctcaatttctgacctacCTATAAtataaagggggggaggaaaataTGGTTGACAGGAGCAttagatttatcatgcaggcactgagccctatcaataacactgatggcataaaaatagataaaaatcaataaataaaaaaccaaataagtgggagttgggcggtagcacagcgggttaagtgcacgcggcatgaagtgcaagcaccatcttaaggatcctggttcgagcctcccactccccacctgcagggaagtcgcttcacaagcgtagaagctggtctgctggtgtctatctttctctccccctctctgtcttctcctcctctcctagcAGACCTACCAAAATTGCCCCTGCATTATCCCCAGACATTCTTCAACtacacttctattttattttccacaTGTTCTAACTGGTGTCTGTGTTAATgtagctctaacctgggtcctctgCTCACTCTGGTTTAACATCACTGATAGGTTCCTTTCCTCTATACTCATCCTATGTATTAACATTTTGTGTCTATTATTAGTATAGTTGATTGGAAATGAATGTAAGGATGCCAATGTAAAGGAGTTTAGTGCACAtgatactaaatgcaaggacccacataaggatccaggtttgggcccacagcttcccacctgcagagggatgcttcacaagtggcaaagcatgtCTGcatatgtctacctttctctctctccctctctaacttcccctcccttctcaatttctgtcgtattcaataaaatggaggggaaaaatgaccaccaggtgcagtggatttgtagtgccagcaccaagtcccagcaacaaccttggaggaaaaaaaatcaacataggTGATAATTAAGATACTCAATTAGTATAGAAGCTTTGAAAAGATAAGGTCTAGAGCTAGATTTTATTATTAGAAATCTAATGACATGAATGAGTTTTAGCTCCTATAAATACCTAATCACTCTATTAGTAAATGTTTTAGTGGTCTATTAGTAATGCATTAGTCTAAGCATGTATTTCTAGGCAGAGTTGGAGGGCCTATGATTCTCTGTATTGACTCCATAGTTCTAATCTTCATTTAATAATTCACTACTTTGTGATGTGTTGCTGTGCTATAATCGGTAGTAGGGACACTCACCTGAGCATTCTGCACATCTCCTTTTACCAGCAGAATCCTTAGGCCTTCCGGTGTCCACAGAATTCCTTTGTTTCCATCATCTCTTCCTTTGTTGGGCTGGATTGTTGTTGGTGAACTGGGCAGGAAAGGTGAGTCAAGCAGGGCATCCTTAAATAGTGTTTGCACAACTGCAGCAAAGACCCTAAGAGTCTTCTCAGCTGTATCCACAAGATAGATCTCTTTCAATGTGTGTGTATCTGACTTTTGTTGGAGGTTTTTCCTGAGAGCCATGACAGTGGCCACCACACACTGGGGTAAGGGGAAGCCATAGTTTCCAGAACTAATGGCAGGAATGGCAATGGAACGGTACTTGTGCTCCTCTGCCAAATGGAGGCTTTCCTTCACGGCTTTCATTAACTGGTCCTCACACTTCTGAGCCTCATGTTGCTTCCACTGTGGCCCCACTGCATGGATCACATGGCGGTATGGGAGTTTGCCTGCTTTGGAAATGGTAGCACTGCCAGGGAGGATCTTGCCCTTTGTCTTCACTATCTGGTCACAGTCTGCTTGGAGCTCAGGACCTGCTGCTTTTAAAAGAGCAGCAGCAAGGCCTTCATCATGTTTGAGATTCTCATTAGCCCAAAAAACCACTATTTCCACGGGAAACTGAGTCAAGTTGCCTTGCTGTACAATCAGTGAGATTCCAGAGGGCAAGGTTATCCTAGAGAAGCACTTCTGGCCATCAGAGACACCACCTGCTTTTGCTTCATTCTCTAGGAGTTGAACAAAACAACCAAACAGGTTTTTAACCTCAGTTCTATAAAAGTGTGCATTATTCTGGAAGAACTGCCTGGCTCCTGGTTTATCAATCTGAATGGTTCTAAAACAGACAGAGTCACATGCTTGTGTGACAAGATTTGTTGCCTCTAGGACCTCAGTTTTTGGACCAGTTAGTAAAATGCAGTTTTCTTTGTGCTCAGGATTAAAAAATACTTGCACGTGTGTTTTGTTAATCTCTTGCCATAATAGTTTCATTTCAtcttttaaataatgaaaaacaaaggaATTATTTAGTTCAATCagcttttctgttttcttgtgTTTTTCCAAAAAGTCAGAAAGTGATCCATGGACTTCATTTACTGCTCTAACACAGCCTACTATGATGACCTTGCTGGTAGATCCTGAAGTTAACTCATTGATGAGGACAGTCTTTGAAGAAGAGTTATATTTCTTCCACAAACTGCTGCTGAGTGCTTTCCATTTCTTGTCACTGAGGACTTTATTGTCCTCAACATCTATGTGCTTAGAAATTAATGCACTAACCATTTTCTTTTCAGCTTCAATGAGGGTTTCAGGAGAACAGCTAGTTAAGAGAACAGTTGTAGCATTTAGCTCATAAACTGCAAAAATTTTCTGTGCTATGAAAAGAGACTTAGATAACTCTGCACAGTCTGCCTCCTGCAAAAACTGAAAGACCTCAGGAGAAACCTGAAGGCTTTTCTGAGCCATAGCAAGGACCTTCTCCAAGATGTCACACTTTATTTTATACACATCAGCAAGGAGTCCTTTTAAGCACATGTGTTGAGTGTCTTCATCATAAAACATCTCCACCTCTGGACATTCAGTGCAGAGATGCTTCAGCACACCACTGTGGCACAAAAGAGAATACTTTCCTGATGAAATGGTCACTTTTTCCTTAACAATTGGCTGTTCTCTCTCAAGTTTTTGACTGGTGATTTCTATTAattccttgatttttttctcaGAGTGTTGTACCTCCTCTGATTCCCCCACCACATTTAGGAACTTCATAGCTTCATTGTGGCACACAAGAGAACAATTTTCTGGTGAAATGGGCACTTCTTCATTCGCATGTGGCTGCTCTCTCTCAACTTTTTGACTGGTGGGTCCTATTAAATTTCTGACTTCTTGCACAAAGTTTTGTAACTCGTCTGATTTCCCCACCACATTTAGAACCTTCAGAACTGCATTGAACTCGACAAAAAACCCTCTGTCATGTAAATCATTTTTTATTCTACTCCACACTGTTTTATCCAATTCAAATGAGGTGACTTTGTATCTGGACATGATTTTAGTGAATGCTGTGGAAGTGTCTTTCTGCCAGGTCTggattttgtttctctcttgacgGAGTAGGGAAGTCACTGGTCTGATGGTAACTTCCCCATAGAATTTGGACCAGGTTAGCTCACAGTGATATTgtctcatttcttcatttatctccTCAATtaggtgtttccttttctgtaagaACTTCCATACTGGAAGAGCCAATATTTCTTTGAATGGTGCTGGAAGCTTGATATGAGGCTTCTTTCTATACAAGGCAGTGCCCAAAGAAGTATAATatggaaacacagagagaggcatATTATTGAGTTCAAGTTTCTTGGTCATGATGTTGTCTAGGACTaaggaggaagaaataaaaataaggattCCATTTTAATATACTTCACTTGGGAAAGATAAAACTTATCTATAGAAAAAATCCTAAAGCTATGTAACAGTAATGATATGTTATTTAAAATCATCTCTGGTCTCAACATGCTCGGATACAATTGTGTATGCGTTAGCACTGTACAGGTACCTCTTGTATAATGGAATGATCCAAGAATGATCATTTGGCATTGAGATTCTGCTAAGCAAATTATATCTCCTCCCCTAACATATTACCAGCACCACATAAGGAAAATAGAGGTGAGTTTAGTTACAAGCCCAGGGGTAACATTTGACACTGATATAAAGAAAATTTATGTCAAAAGATTATGTCATCTATTTATAtaccaattctgacaccatctccctaggtaATACCTTTGacccaccagcatgtt
Above is a genomic segment from Erinaceus europaeus chromosome 9, mEriEur2.1, whole genome shotgun sequence containing:
- the LOC103122510 gene encoding protein mono-ADP-ribosyltransferase PARP14-like, whose protein sequence is MLTLLVKNISCLSSDDFEVEVIRDFGVAVVKFKKYMDVMKFVDDCAKDSRVKQLTLSARLLEMTKTIRVENLPPSVDEHHLKIFFENPQNGWGRVVNVECFPDESSALVEFFDKKVLDNIMTKKLELNNMPLSVFPYYTSLGTALYRKKPHIKLPAPFKEILALPVWKFLQKRKHLIEEINEEMRQYHCELTWSKFYGEVTIRPVTSLLRQERNKIQTWQKDTSTAFTKIMSRYKVTSFELDKTVWSRIKNDLHDRGFFVEFNAVLKFLNVVGESEEVQHSEKKIKELIEITSQKLEREQPIVKEKVTISSGKYSLLCHSGVLKHLCTECPEVEMFYDEDTQHMCLKGLLADVYKIKCDILEKVLAMAQKSLQVSPEVFQFLQEADCAELSKSLFIAQKIFAVYELNATTVLLTSCSPETLIEAEKKMVSALISKHIDVEDNKVLSDKKWKALSSSLWKKYNSSSKTVLINELTSGSTSKVIIVGCVRAVNEVHGSLSDFLEKHKKTEKLIELNNSFVFHYLKDEMKLLWQEINKTHVQVFFNPEHKENCILLTGPKTEVLEATNLVTQACDSVCFRTIQIDKPGARQFFQNNAHFYRTEVKNLFGCFVQLLENEAKAGGVSDGQKCFSRITLPSGISLIVQQGNLTQFPVEIVVFWANENLKHDEGLAAALLKAAGPELQADCDQIVKTKGKILPGSATISKAGKLPYRHVIHAVGPQWKQHEAQKCEDQLMKAVKESLHLAEEHKYRSIAIPAISSGNYGFPLPQCVVATVMALRKNLQQKSDTHTLKEIYLVDTAEKTLRVFAAVVQTLFKDALLDSPFLPSSPTTIQPNKGRDDGNKGILWTPEGLRILLVKGDVQNAQTDVVVNSVPWDLALNKGPLSQALLNKAGPKLQEELNTIGRAMTINAGTIFLTSGYNLHCSYVFHVVAPDWNKNSTSAYQIMEAIIRECLDITESLSLKSVTFPAIGTGTLQFPKSIFAGLIISQVFKFSSECQTNIQEVQLVLHPDDHGTIQAFSDEFAQRTNGNFSRDKISQLVDTQGVYGAVSSPTINVYEMKIGPITFQVSIGDITNEVADVIVNSTSNTFDFKTGLSKAILEGAGKNIKKQFSLLAQQGNSGYIVTDSGLLKSKKIIHVIGDNDVKKSVTSVLQECENRNYSSICLPAIGTGHARQNPHKVADAIINAIEDFIQKGCIQSVRTVKVVIFQHQLLSVFYEKMKKREGSHDSHQQSLISETPSFLSPLSQSSKQQNLLVLEEKKESTVFLAYGENVELLEGALFYIQKLIESKQSCYTNKDECIKNFDEKEYQELNELQKNLSVAISLDTKKSSIEVLGTGDVTHAKNKIEEMIKRVRAKEQELQADWISEFIEWQYNENNKFHCFGKITNLLLEEARKANRKAIEVQINHQTYKVDLNTYTATNAQGHTLQVKRLTKSEVEIPAHWSDMRQQNVLVVALQPSDPEYMAVANKFNQTCANFKIKKIERIQNTVLWNSYQVKKRAMDAKNGQMANEKLLFHGTDADSVPYINTNGFNRSYAGRNAAMYGKGTYFAVNARYSSSDIYSKPDKNGKKRVYYVRVLTGMFTLGHQSLLVPPPKNPQNPTDLYDTVTDNVQNPNLFVVFYDCHSYPEYLITFRQ